In Rhododendron vialii isolate Sample 1 chromosome 9a, ASM3025357v1, the following are encoded in one genomic region:
- the LOC131301405 gene encoding double-stranded RNA-binding protein 2-like isoform X2 — MYKNQLQELAQRSCFNLPSYTCIREGPDHAPRFKATVNFNGEVFESPSFCTTLRQAEHSAAEVALTSLSSQGPSHSLAARILDETGVYKNLLQEVSQRVGAALPIYTTFRSGHGHLTAFSCTVELAGVRFTGEPAKNKKQAEKNAAMAAWSSLKLLQQSEGSSSDKANIDEQEHVTVARALQNFLWKAKMLNVSLPIKFPVQNPKPLSTTQPPPTRTSKILPFIFPNTAPRTTRVTATVNEKPIFPAARAAPYIPVRHFRAHQGIAPPVTIRNAIPVFSAPPLPPPSRAPQLLQVPPPVRVAPPVCIKQAVPAFSPPVCVEEQPISMAASHTPATTSSSIKLEKRDSAVQDTQQLEAVVVEHMEEMKI; from the exons atgtataaGAACCAGCTGCAAGAGCTGGCGCAGCGGAGCTGCTTCAACCTGCCGTCGTACACGTGCATAAGGGAAGGTCCGGATCACGCGCCGAGGTTCAAGGCGACCGTGAATTTCAACGGCGAGGTCTTCGAGAGCCCTAGCTTCTGCACCACGCTGAGGCAGGCGGAGCACTCGGCGGCCGAGGTGGCCCTCACTTCGCTCTCCAGTCAGGGGCCCTCGCATTCTCTCGCCGCGAGGATACTG GATGAGACAGGGGTCTACAAGAATCTCCTGCAGGAGGTTTCGCAAAGGGTTGGGGCAGCTTTGCCGATATACACAACTTTCCGATCGGGCCATGGACACCTAACTGCCTTCAGTTGCACTGTAGAGTTGGCTGGGGTCAGATTTACTGGCGAACCAGCCAAGAATAAGAAACAAGCTGAAAAGAATGCAGCTATGGCAGCTTGGTCTTCTCTAAAACTAT TGCAACAATCTGAGGGTTCATCATCAGATAAGGCAAATATTGACGAGCAGGAGCATGTCACTGTGGCTCGTGCTCTGCAGAATTTTCTCTGGAAGGCAAAGATGTTGAACGTATCACTCCCAATTAAATTTCCAGTACAGAACCCAAAGCCATTAAGCACCACCCAACCCCCTCCTACCAGAACATCGAAAATCCTTCCCTTTATATTTCCCAATACCGCCCCTCGTACCACCCGTGTAACTGCAACAGTTAATGAGAAACCTATATTCCCTGCAGCCAGAGCAGCACCCTACATTCCCGTCCGGCATTTTAGGGCCCATCAAGGAATTGCGCCACCTGTGACTATAAGGAATGCGATACCTGTGTTTTCTGCACCGCCGCTTCCTCCGCCTAGCCGGGCCCCACAGCTGCTGCAGGTTCCACCACCAGTACGTGTGGCCCCACCTGTCTGTATAAAGCAGGCGGTGCCCGCTTTTTCTCCTCCAGTTTGTGTGGAGGAGCAACCTATTTCCATGGCAGCTTCCCATACCCCAGCCACCACCAGCTCATCCATTAAGTTAGAGAAGAGGGATAGTGCTGTTCAGGATACGCAGCAGCTGGAAGCTGTAGTGGTAGAGCACATGGAAGAGATGAAGATTTGA
- the LOC131301405 gene encoding double-stranded RNA-binding protein 2-like isoform X1 has translation MYKNQLQELAQRSCFNLPSYTCIREGPDHAPRFKATVNFNGEVFESPSFCTTLRQAEHSAAEVALTSLSSQGPSHSLAARILDETGVYKNLLQEVSQRVGAALPIYTTFRSGHGHLTAFSCTVELAGVRFTGEPAKNKKQAEKNAAMAAWSSLKLLVQQSEGSSSDKANIDEQEHVTVARALQNFLWKAKMLNVSLPIKFPVQNPKPLSTTQPPPTRTSKILPFIFPNTAPRTTRVTATVNEKPIFPAARAAPYIPVRHFRAHQGIAPPVTIRNAIPVFSAPPLPPPSRAPQLLQVPPPVRVAPPVCIKQAVPAFSPPVCVEEQPISMAASHTPATTSSSIKLEKRDSAVQDTQQLEAVVVEHMEEMKI, from the exons atgtataaGAACCAGCTGCAAGAGCTGGCGCAGCGGAGCTGCTTCAACCTGCCGTCGTACACGTGCATAAGGGAAGGTCCGGATCACGCGCCGAGGTTCAAGGCGACCGTGAATTTCAACGGCGAGGTCTTCGAGAGCCCTAGCTTCTGCACCACGCTGAGGCAGGCGGAGCACTCGGCGGCCGAGGTGGCCCTCACTTCGCTCTCCAGTCAGGGGCCCTCGCATTCTCTCGCCGCGAGGATACTG GATGAGACAGGGGTCTACAAGAATCTCCTGCAGGAGGTTTCGCAAAGGGTTGGGGCAGCTTTGCCGATATACACAACTTTCCGATCGGGCCATGGACACCTAACTGCCTTCAGTTGCACTGTAGAGTTGGCTGGGGTCAGATTTACTGGCGAACCAGCCAAGAATAAGAAACAAGCTGAAAAGAATGCAGCTATGGCAGCTTGGTCTTCTCTAAAACTAT TAGTGCAACAATCTGAGGGTTCATCATCAGATAAGGCAAATATTGACGAGCAGGAGCATGTCACTGTGGCTCGTGCTCTGCAGAATTTTCTCTGGAAGGCAAAGATGTTGAACGTATCACTCCCAATTAAATTTCCAGTACAGAACCCAAAGCCATTAAGCACCACCCAACCCCCTCCTACCAGAACATCGAAAATCCTTCCCTTTATATTTCCCAATACCGCCCCTCGTACCACCCGTGTAACTGCAACAGTTAATGAGAAACCTATATTCCCTGCAGCCAGAGCAGCACCCTACATTCCCGTCCGGCATTTTAGGGCCCATCAAGGAATTGCGCCACCTGTGACTATAAGGAATGCGATACCTGTGTTTTCTGCACCGCCGCTTCCTCCGCCTAGCCGGGCCCCACAGCTGCTGCAGGTTCCACCACCAGTACGTGTGGCCCCACCTGTCTGTATAAAGCAGGCGGTGCCCGCTTTTTCTCCTCCAGTTTGTGTGGAGGAGCAACCTATTTCCATGGCAGCTTCCCATACCCCAGCCACCACCAGCTCATCCATTAAGTTAGAGAAGAGGGATAGTGCTGTTCAGGATACGCAGCAGCTGGAAGCTGTAGTGGTAGAGCACATGGAAGAGATGAAGATTTGA